In the genome of Streptomyces sp. V2I9, one region contains:
- a CDS encoding serine protease has translation MGSGDRSKLVSICDQAGRPRGTGFVADDRGTVVTAHQAVTCPGPLLLHGTGDRTCSVAPDDITALPALGLALLRTGGPDALAVEPLPIAGRGRPEPGGYVDIAAHGRREARVLGTTPATYTAPDGTGHPVPAALELALGTDGRDALRSGGAAIGGPVTDPATGAVLGILCTTLTAAHQAAGLALPITRGADGTLDTLLRRNAAVAPGYGAHLNLAGALQLTATSVGSADGPKARIAPVEREAVHAELAAFASGTASVLGLVGAPGTGRTTELAALAARRADGGAPAPTLWLRGADLLAEDVSIADAAQRALVRSGRIVTAGGARGDMGTATPERVARLAADAGHPLLVVLDSPEEMGPLLAHRLPEWTAATAAWLREQGVRLVVSCRPEHWETAGGLYPPGALHRPQRPARRLPPALSLGDLTPEQAERAKEAYGIPPAALAPGHDRHPLTLRLLAEVRAALPPGVPGRPDTEDVFGAHLDLLCVRAAVRIAAAADEQPRGADVRRLAARVAGQVHEAARRCLGPGQGELDREAFEEIFPWRTGWASAVLTEGLLVPAGAGYRFAHEELGDWVQGAHLDLDAALRSLVHRWHRGSGGQDHAPRLHDAGSPRSLPVPRHRIGPVIQAMVLLGRRQGAAALAHRMADLIEALDRLWPDEGPRDEDAAWWAAHLLGGSLLRVADARPYLGVLRVLAGRITRRSAAPGGPGDLGAYGEFGPWFWRRLRLPEEDRIDLLRRLVPADGLPRTDGDERYLDAVAHRLALDAPAVQPLLCRWFTDERPLLVGPDAPDVPLRPTVAAAAQALLHARRGLAPDDLTDALIATPHQRAGELLAALAEDEPTVLCRAVERWARDEDRPARRSAAARYAGLLQPRVTAEGDRALLRSAAEVLLKRPEDAEPHAAARALLVRDPKSRARHLPDTLRAFATGDPRIPVGLLAEVFPAHPEPVLAALRARLARPGDGGAAVLRALAGLDTPALALHVAGLVREYIDAHPDDGTHAAEYVDLRLEHGPAARALLLPLVTGLLRDRPAPPPVRSELARVLAGPGNTDSRPLRAELLEVLLEFEQTTGRDPDVLEALLRAAAEGSERRPEIRTRALVHRTGVLLVRTPEGAARFDRTLIECARDVPGFAALITRWLADAPEEWAAVVGPGARRGLGSSEPSRPPMPMPMQAAGREHGSLRPA, from the coding sequence ATGGGCAGTGGGGACCGGTCGAAACTGGTGAGCATCTGTGATCAGGCCGGCCGGCCGCGCGGGACGGGATTCGTCGCGGACGACCGCGGCACCGTCGTCACCGCCCACCAGGCCGTCACCTGCCCCGGCCCGCTCCTTCTCCACGGCACCGGCGACCGCACGTGCTCCGTCGCCCCCGACGACATCACCGCGCTGCCCGCCCTCGGCCTCGCCCTGCTGCGCACCGGCGGCCCCGACGCCCTCGCCGTGGAGCCCCTGCCCATCGCCGGGCGGGGCCGCCCCGAACCCGGCGGCTACGTGGACATCGCCGCCCACGGACGGCGTGAGGCACGGGTGCTCGGCACCACCCCCGCCACCTACACCGCCCCGGACGGCACCGGCCACCCGGTCCCCGCCGCCCTGGAGCTCGCCCTCGGCACCGACGGCCGCGACGCCCTGCGCTCGGGAGGCGCGGCCATCGGCGGTCCCGTCACCGACCCGGCCACCGGCGCGGTCCTCGGCATCCTGTGCACCACGCTCACCGCCGCGCACCAGGCGGCCGGGCTCGCCCTGCCGATCACGCGGGGCGCGGACGGCACGCTCGACACCCTGCTGCGGCGCAACGCCGCCGTCGCCCCCGGTTACGGGGCCCACCTCAACCTCGCCGGAGCCCTCCAGCTCACCGCCACCTCCGTCGGATCGGCGGACGGCCCCAAGGCCCGTATCGCACCGGTCGAGCGGGAGGCCGTCCACGCCGAGCTGGCCGCGTTCGCCTCCGGCACCGCGTCGGTCCTCGGCCTCGTCGGCGCCCCCGGCACCGGCCGCACCACCGAGCTGGCCGCCCTCGCCGCCCGCCGCGCGGACGGCGGCGCGCCCGCCCCCACGCTCTGGCTGCGCGGCGCCGACCTGCTGGCCGAGGACGTCTCGATCGCCGACGCGGCGCAGCGGGCGCTCGTCCGCTCCGGCCGGATCGTCACCGCCGGGGGCGCCCGCGGCGACATGGGCACGGCCACCCCCGAGCGGGTCGCCCGGCTCGCCGCCGACGCCGGGCACCCGCTCCTGGTGGTCCTGGACAGCCCCGAGGAGATGGGGCCGCTGCTGGCGCACCGGCTCCCCGAGTGGACCGCCGCCACCGCCGCCTGGCTGCGCGAGCAGGGCGTCCGGCTCGTCGTCTCCTGCCGCCCCGAGCACTGGGAGACCGCCGGCGGCCTCTACCCGCCGGGAGCCCTGCACCGGCCCCAGCGCCCCGCCCGCCGGCTGCCGCCCGCGCTGAGCCTGGGCGACCTCACCCCGGAACAGGCGGAGCGGGCCAAGGAGGCGTACGGGATCCCGCCCGCAGCCCTGGCCCCCGGCCACGACCGGCACCCGCTCACCCTGCGCCTCCTCGCCGAGGTCCGCGCAGCCCTGCCGCCGGGCGTGCCGGGCCGCCCCGACACCGAGGACGTCTTCGGCGCCCACCTCGACCTGCTGTGCGTGCGCGCCGCGGTCCGCATCGCGGCCGCCGCCGACGAACAGCCGCGGGGCGCGGACGTGCGCCGGCTGGCCGCCCGGGTGGCGGGCCAGGTCCACGAGGCGGCCCGCCGCTGCCTGGGCCCCGGACAGGGCGAGCTGGACCGGGAGGCGTTCGAGGAGATCTTCCCCTGGCGTACCGGGTGGGCCTCCGCCGTGCTGACCGAGGGCCTGCTCGTCCCCGCCGGGGCCGGCTACCGGTTCGCCCACGAGGAGTTGGGCGACTGGGTGCAGGGCGCGCACCTCGACCTGGACGCGGCCCTGCGCTCGCTGGTGCACCGCTGGCACCGGGGGAGCGGTGGGCAGGACCACGCCCCGCGCCTCCACGACGCGGGCTCGCCCCGCAGCCTGCCCGTGCCCCGGCATCGCATCGGGCCGGTGATCCAGGCGATGGTGCTCCTCGGCCGCCGCCAGGGCGCCGCCGCTCTCGCGCACCGGATGGCCGACCTCATCGAGGCGCTGGACCGGCTCTGGCCCGACGAGGGGCCGCGCGACGAGGACGCCGCCTGGTGGGCGGCCCACCTGCTGGGAGGCAGCCTCCTCCGGGTCGCCGACGCCCGCCCCTACCTGGGCGTCCTGCGCGTCCTCGCCGGACGCATCACCCGCCGCTCCGCCGCCCCCGGCGGACCGGGGGACCTCGGCGCGTACGGGGAGTTCGGCCCCTGGTTCTGGCGGCGGCTGAGGCTGCCCGAGGAGGACCGGATCGACCTCCTCCGCCGCCTCGTGCCCGCCGACGGACTGCCCCGGACCGACGGCGACGAACGCTATCTGGACGCGGTCGCCCACCGTCTCGCCCTCGACGCCCCTGCCGTACAGCCGCTGCTGTGCCGCTGGTTCACCGACGAACGTCCGCTCCTCGTGGGCCCCGACGCGCCGGACGTACCGCTGCGCCCCACCGTCGCCGCCGCCGCGCAGGCCCTCCTCCACGCCCGCCGCGGCCTCGCCCCCGACGACCTGACCGACGCCCTGATCGCCACCCCGCACCAGCGTGCCGGGGAGCTGCTCGCCGCCCTGGCGGAGGACGAGCCCACCGTGCTCTGCCGGGCCGTCGAGCGCTGGGCCCGCGACGAGGACCGCCCGGCCCGCCGCTCCGCCGCCGCCCGCTACGCAGGGCTCCTCCAGCCGCGCGTCACCGCCGAGGGCGACCGGGCCCTGCTGCGCTCCGCCGCCGAGGTCCTGCTGAAGCGCCCGGAGGACGCCGAGCCGCATGCCGCCGCCCGCGCCCTGCTCGTCCGCGACCCGAAGTCCCGTGCCCGCCACCTCCCGGACACCCTGCGCGCGTTCGCCACCGGAGACCCCCGGATCCCCGTCGGACTCCTCGCCGAGGTGTTCCCGGCCCACCCGGAGCCCGTCCTCGCCGCACTCCGCGCCCGTCTCGCCCGCCCCGGCGACGGTGGGGCGGCGGTGCTGCGGGCCCTCGCCGGACTCGACACGCCCGCGCTCGCGCTGCACGTCGCCGGACTCGTACGGGAGTACATCGACGCCCACCCCGACGACGGCACGCACGCCGCCGAGTACGTCGATCTCCGCCTGGAGCACGGCCCGGCGGCCCGCGCCCTGCTGCTGCCGCTGGTGACCGGGCTGCTCCGGGACCGCCCCGCTCCGCCGCCGGTCCGCTCCGAGCTGGCCCGCGTCCTCGCCGGGCCGGGGAACACGGACTCCCGGCCGCTGCGGGCCGAGCTGCTGGAGGTCCTGCTGGAGTTCGAGCAGACCACCGGCCGGGACCCGGACGTGCTGGAGGCCCTGCTCCGGGCCGCCGCCGAGGGGTCGGAGCGCCGCCCCGAGATCCGTACGCGCGCCCTCGTCCACCGCACCGGCGTGCTGCTGGTCCGCACCCCCGAGGGAGCCGCCCGCTTCGACCGGACGCTGATCGAGTGCGCCCGTGACGTACCCGGATTCGCCGCCCTCATCACCCGCTGGCTGGCCGACGCCCCCGAGGAATGGGCGGCGGTGGTCGGCCCCGGCGCCCGCCGGGGGCTCGGGTCCTCGGAGCCGTCCCGTCCGCCGATGCCGATGCCGATGCAGGCGGCGGGACGTGAGCATGGCAGTCTTAGACCTGCGTAA
- a CDS encoding ABC transporter permease — MTTSMEKPSEPREPDLGKPAGERRKAAPVPSARALTRARRRQAAVRFWRQYRTHRAGLVGLAVLGLIALLALTAPLLVGADSQSVTDAPGGPMEAPSGAFPLGTDQFGRSLLALMLWGTRVSLTVGLLAAFLSVAIGTLVGITAGHFKGWYATVVMRVTDWFLVMPTLVLAIALATVLSRSVWTTILAIGVTTWPTTARLVRAQTLSVESRPYIERSRALGGGHGHIMSRHVLPNVMPLVLAQTTLVISTAILTEATLAFLGLSDPTVVSWGGLLQDAREAGAVSSGNWWYLAPPGLAIAVVALAFTLCGRAIESVLNPKLGVSR, encoded by the coding sequence ATGACGACGTCGATGGAGAAGCCCTCCGAGCCGCGCGAACCGGACCTCGGCAAGCCTGCCGGGGAGCGGAGGAAGGCGGCCCCGGTCCCGAGCGCGCGCGCCCTGACCCGTGCCCGGCGGCGGCAGGCGGCGGTCCGCTTCTGGCGGCAGTACCGCACGCACCGCGCCGGTCTCGTCGGGCTCGCCGTGCTCGGGTTGATCGCCCTGCTGGCGCTGACCGCCCCCCTGCTGGTGGGGGCCGATTCACAGAGCGTGACCGACGCGCCGGGCGGCCCGATGGAGGCGCCCAGCGGTGCGTTCCCGCTCGGCACCGACCAGTTCGGGCGCAGCCTGCTCGCCCTGATGCTGTGGGGCACGCGGGTCTCGCTGACCGTCGGACTGCTCGCGGCATTCCTGTCGGTGGCCATCGGCACCCTGGTCGGGATCACCGCCGGGCACTTCAAGGGCTGGTACGCCACCGTCGTCATGCGGGTGACGGACTGGTTCCTGGTCATGCCGACCCTGGTGCTGGCGATCGCGCTGGCGACGGTCCTGTCCCGGTCGGTGTGGACGACGATCCTGGCGATCGGCGTGACGACCTGGCCGACCACCGCCCGCCTGGTCCGGGCGCAGACGCTGTCCGTCGAGTCACGCCCGTACATCGAACGCTCACGGGCGCTCGGCGGCGGGCACGGGCACATCATGTCCCGTCACGTCCTGCCCAATGTGATGCCGCTGGTGCTCGCCCAGACCACGCTCGTGATCTCCACCGCCATCCTCACCGAGGCGACCCTCGCCTTCCTCGGCCTCAGCGATCCCACGGTCGTCTCCTGGGGCGGTCTGCTCCAGGACGCCCGCGAGGCCGGCGCGGTCAGCTCCGGCAACTGGTGGTACCTCGCTCCGCCCGGACTCGCCATCGCGGTGGTCGCCCTCGCCTTCACGCTGTGCGGCCGCGCCATCGAATCCGTGCTCAACCCCAAGCTGGGGGTGTCCCGTTGA
- a CDS encoding dihydrofolate reductase family protein — protein sequence MAKLIYSMITSLDGYAEAAEGGLGTGADDPEVHTFVNDLFRPVGTYLYGRRMYETMLYWETALDEPGQPPHIAQYARDWQAAEKVVYSTTLDSVSSAKTRIERSFDPDAVRRLKDGADADLTVDGPNLAAQAIAAGLVDEYHLFITTSVVGGGKRFFPDGVRLDLELVEERAFASGLIYARYRTR from the coding sequence ATGGCCAAGCTCATCTACTCGATGATCACCTCGCTCGACGGCTACGCCGAGGCGGCGGAGGGCGGCCTCGGCACCGGGGCCGACGATCCGGAGGTCCACACCTTCGTCAACGACCTCTTCCGCCCGGTCGGCACCTATCTCTACGGCCGGCGGATGTACGAGACGATGCTCTACTGGGAGACAGCGCTCGACGAGCCCGGTCAGCCGCCGCACATCGCGCAGTACGCCCGCGACTGGCAGGCCGCGGAGAAGGTCGTGTACTCCACGACGCTCGACTCGGTGTCCAGCGCCAAGACCCGGATCGAGCGGTCCTTCGACCCGGACGCGGTGCGGCGGCTCAAGGACGGGGCGGACGCCGACCTTACGGTCGACGGCCCGAACCTCGCGGCTCAGGCCATCGCGGCCGGCCTGGTGGACGAGTACCACCTGTTCATCACCACGAGCGTGGTCGGCGGCGGCAAGCGGTTCTTCCCCGACGGCGTGCGCCTCGACCTCGAACTGGTCGAGGAGCGCGCCTTCGCCAGTGGGCTGATCTACGCCCGCTACCGGACCCGCTGA
- a CDS encoding ABC transporter ATP-binding protein has protein sequence MSTTHLVNTTPLLSAEALKVAFPGRRGAATARAVDGVDLDIRPGEIVALVGESGCGKTTLARSLLGLVPPTSGRVTFGGAPLDYAGQALKAYRKRVQLVLQDPSGSLNPRHTVYEAVAEGLRIHGCAGDERAAVSDALARSGLRPPERFFLRLPHELSGGQRQRVVIAGALVLEPELIVADEPVASLDASVRGEILALLLRLRDELGLSALVVTHDLGLAWNIADRVAVMYLGRIVETGPVEQMLTAPQHPYTRALLSVLPEAEGEPVVLAGEPPDPSKVPSGCRFHVRCQVLASGEAERAGVAEACRTVDLPVLDGGGAARVACHWAAARGGESGGGAGVPTA, from the coding sequence GTGAGCACCACGCACCTCGTCAACACCACGCCCCTCCTCAGCGCGGAGGCGCTGAAGGTCGCGTTTCCCGGCCGGCGCGGGGCGGCCACCGCCCGCGCGGTGGACGGCGTGGACCTGGACATCCGGCCCGGCGAGATCGTGGCGCTGGTCGGCGAGTCGGGCTGCGGCAAGACGACGCTGGCCCGGTCGCTGCTCGGCCTGGTTCCGCCCACCTCCGGCCGGGTCACCTTCGGCGGCGCACCGCTCGACTACGCGGGCCAGGCCCTGAAGGCGTACCGCAAACGGGTCCAGCTGGTCCTCCAGGACCCGAGCGGCTCGCTCAACCCCCGGCACACGGTGTACGAGGCGGTGGCCGAGGGGCTGCGCATCCACGGCTGCGCCGGGGACGAACGCGCTGCCGTCTCCGACGCCCTGGCCCGGTCGGGTCTGCGTCCGCCGGAACGGTTCTTCCTGCGCCTCCCGCATGAGCTGTCGGGCGGTCAGCGCCAGCGCGTGGTGATCGCCGGGGCGCTCGTGCTGGAGCCCGAGCTGATCGTGGCGGACGAGCCGGTGGCGTCGCTGGACGCGTCGGTACGGGGCGAGATCCTGGCCCTGCTGCTGCGTCTGCGGGACGAGCTGGGGCTGTCGGCGCTGGTGGTCACCCATGACCTGGGGCTCGCCTGGAACATCGCGGACCGGGTGGCGGTGATGTACCTGGGCCGGATCGTCGAGACGGGCCCGGTCGAGCAGATGCTGACGGCCCCTCAGCATCCGTACACCCGTGCCCTGTTGTCCGTCCTCCCGGAGGCGGAGGGCGAACCGGTGGTGCTGGCCGGCGAGCCGCCGGACCCCTCGAAGGTGCCCTCCGGCTGCCGCTTCCACGTCCGCTGCCAGGTGCTGGCCTCGGGCGAGGCGGAGCGGGCGGGGGTGGCCGAGGCGTGCCGCACGGTGGATCTGCCGGTGCTGGACGGAGGCGGGGCCGCCCGGGTGGCATGCCACTGGGCGGCGGCGCGCGGCGGGGAGAGCGGAGGCGGGGCCGGCGTGCCGACGGCCTGA
- a CDS encoding bifunctional riboflavin kinase/FAD synthetase, with amino-acid sequence MQRWRGLEDIPRDWGRSVVTIGSYDGVHRGHQLIIGRAVEHARELGIPSVVVTFDPHPSEVVRPGSHPPLLAPHHRRAELMAELGVDAVLILPFTTEFSQLAPADFIAKVLVDRLHAKTVIEGPNFRFGHKAAGNVELLTELGATYDYTVEVIDLYVTGEAGGGLPFSSTLTRRLIAEGDVTGAAEILGRPHRVEGIVVRGAQRGRELGFPTANVETLPHTAIPADGVYAGWLEVDGESMPAAISVGTNPQFDGTERTVEAYAIDRVDLDLYGLHVAVDFLAYVRGMLKFDSIDDLLVAMAADVKRCRELTAAYDRAR; translated from the coding sequence GTGCAGCGCTGGCGTGGCTTGGAGGACATCCCCCGGGACTGGGGACGCAGCGTCGTCACCATCGGCTCCTACGACGGCGTGCACCGCGGACACCAGCTGATCATCGGCCGGGCCGTCGAGCACGCCCGTGAGCTGGGCATTCCGTCCGTCGTCGTCACCTTCGACCCGCACCCCAGCGAGGTCGTCCGCCCCGGCAGCCACCCGCCGCTGCTCGCGCCGCACCACCGGCGCGCCGAGCTGATGGCGGAGCTGGGCGTGGACGCGGTGCTGATCCTGCCGTTCACCACGGAGTTCTCCCAGCTGGCGCCCGCCGACTTCATCGCGAAGGTCCTCGTGGACCGTCTCCACGCGAAGACCGTCATCGAGGGCCCCAACTTCCGCTTCGGCCACAAGGCCGCGGGCAACGTCGAACTGCTGACCGAGCTGGGCGCCACCTACGACTACACCGTCGAGGTCATCGACCTGTACGTCACGGGAGAGGCGGGCGGAGGACTGCCGTTCTCCTCCACGCTGACCCGCCGGCTGATCGCGGAGGGCGACGTCACCGGCGCCGCCGAGATCCTCGGCCGCCCGCACCGGGTCGAGGGCATCGTGGTCCGCGGCGCGCAGCGCGGCCGTGAGCTGGGCTTCCCCACGGCCAACGTCGAGACCCTGCCGCACACCGCGATCCCCGCCGACGGCGTCTACGCCGGCTGGCTGGAGGTCGACGGCGAGTCGATGCCCGCCGCGATCTCGGTCGGCACGAACCCGCAGTTCGACGGGACGGAGCGGACCGTCGAGGCGTACGCCATCGACCGGGTCGACCTCGACCTGTACGGGCTGCACGTGGCCGTCGACTTCCTCGCCTACGTACGCGGCATGCTGAAATTCGACTCGATCGACGACCTCCTGGTCGCTATGGCCGCCGACGTGAAGCGCTGCCGCGAGCTGACCGCCGCGTACGACCGGGCCCGCTGA
- a CDS encoding XdhC family protein has translation MRDILPDLRARCADGVPFALATVVAVHGSAPRDPGAVMAVDAAGTVLGSVSGGCVEGDLYEVAREVLAGAGPRVVAYGISDDEAFGVGLTCGGTIEVLVRAYASAAELADLAALLELIAADRPVAEATVLSGAAETGARLVVRPPAAGPPTGTLGSEGLDAAVTDDARGLLAQGHTGVQWYGACGQRRMQEVAVFVRTYAPPPRMLVFGAIDHAAATARIGAFLGYRVTVCDARPAFATRERFPTADEVVRAWPHTYLESTEVDARTAICVLTHDPKFDVPLLVAALRTPAAYIGVMGSRRTHHDRLARLRAAGVGEADIARLASPVGLDLGARTPEETAVSIAAEIIQHRWGGTGRPLGELTGAIHRNR, from the coding sequence GTGCGCGACATCCTGCCCGACCTCCGTGCCCGGTGCGCCGACGGCGTCCCCTTCGCCCTGGCGACCGTCGTCGCCGTGCACGGCAGCGCGCCCCGCGATCCGGGCGCGGTCATGGCCGTCGACGCGGCGGGCACGGTGCTCGGCAGCGTCTCCGGAGGCTGCGTCGAGGGAGATCTGTACGAGGTCGCCCGCGAGGTGCTCGCCGGGGCCGGACCGCGCGTGGTGGCGTACGGGATCAGCGACGACGAGGCGTTCGGCGTCGGGCTGACGTGCGGCGGCACGATCGAGGTCCTGGTGCGTGCGTACGCCTCCGCGGCCGAACTGGCCGATCTCGCGGCGCTGCTGGAGCTGATCGCCGCGGACCGGCCGGTGGCCGAGGCGACCGTCCTGTCCGGCGCGGCGGAGACCGGGGCCCGCCTCGTGGTCCGTCCCCCCGCTGCCGGGCCCCCCACCGGAACGCTCGGCTCCGAAGGGCTCGACGCGGCCGTCACCGACGACGCCCGCGGGCTGCTGGCCCAGGGGCACACCGGCGTCCAGTGGTACGGGGCCTGCGGGCAGCGCCGGATGCAGGAGGTGGCCGTCTTCGTCCGGACGTACGCCCCGCCGCCGCGCATGCTCGTCTTCGGCGCGATCGACCACGCGGCCGCCACCGCCCGCATCGGCGCGTTCCTCGGCTACCGGGTCACCGTCTGCGACGCCCGCCCCGCCTTCGCCACGCGGGAGCGCTTCCCCACGGCGGACGAGGTCGTCCGTGCCTGGCCGCACACCTACCTGGAGTCCACCGAGGTCGACGCCCGCACCGCGATCTGCGTCCTCACCCACGATCCGAAGTTCGACGTGCCGCTGCTCGTCGCGGCCCTGCGCACACCCGCCGCGTACATCGGGGTGATGGGCAGCCGCCGCACCCACCACGACCGGCTGGCCCGGCTGCGCGCGGCCGGAGTGGGCGAGGCGGACATCGCGCGCCTCGCCTCGCCCGTCGGCCTCGACCTCGGAGCCCGTACGCCGGAGGAGACGGCGGTCTCCATCGCGGCCGAGATCATCCAGCACCGCTGGGGCGGCACGGGCCGCCCGCTGGGTGAACTGACGGGAGCGATCCACCGGAACCGATGA
- a CDS encoding ABC transporter ATP-binding protein — translation MRPRHRIRAQPQAGGVPLTATTTTGAPNPDPGGAPEAHRPTGDPPLLEVRNLTVTYGGGADAVPAVRGVDLRVEAGQKLGIAGESGCGKSTLALALLRLLPATAKLSGEILLEGEDVLTMKWGRLRAVRWAGASIVFQGAMHSLNAVHRVGDQIAEPILLHSGSTPAAARRRAGELLEQVGLPAARARAYPHELSGGQRQRVMIAMALACDPRLIVADEPTTALDVMIQAQILRLIEQLVADQNVGLIMISHDLAVLADTCDRLSVMYAGRVVEEGPARQVYADARHPYGKALSAAFPRIGDLASRHAPRGLPGDPPDPAALPGGCTFHPRCPVALDLCATEDQELRDAGAERRAACVRVSADDTHADGAGPDARGAPVDGAQPGDDAARSTS, via the coding sequence GTGCGGCCGCGCCATCGAATCCGTGCTCAACCCCAAGCTGGGGGTGTCCCGTTGACCGCCACGACCACGACCGGCGCGCCGAACCCCGACCCGGGCGGCGCGCCCGAAGCGCATCGGCCCACCGGTGATCCGCCGCTCCTGGAGGTGCGGAACCTGACCGTCACCTACGGCGGCGGGGCCGACGCCGTCCCCGCCGTACGCGGGGTCGACCTGCGGGTCGAGGCCGGGCAGAAGCTCGGCATCGCCGGCGAGTCCGGCTGCGGGAAGTCGACGCTGGCCCTCGCACTGCTGCGGCTGCTGCCCGCGACGGCGAAGCTGTCCGGCGAGATCCTGCTGGAGGGCGAGGACGTCCTGACCATGAAGTGGGGGCGGCTGCGGGCGGTCCGCTGGGCGGGCGCGTCGATCGTCTTCCAGGGCGCGATGCACTCCCTGAACGCCGTGCACCGGGTCGGCGACCAGATTGCCGAACCGATCCTGCTGCACAGCGGGTCCACGCCCGCCGCGGCCCGCAGGCGCGCCGGCGAGCTGCTGGAGCAGGTGGGGCTTCCCGCCGCCCGCGCCCGGGCGTACCCGCACGAGCTGTCCGGCGGCCAGCGGCAGCGTGTGATGATCGCCATGGCGCTGGCCTGCGATCCGCGGCTGATCGTCGCCGACGAGCCGACGACCGCGCTGGACGTGATGATCCAGGCCCAGATCCTGCGCCTGATCGAGCAGCTGGTCGCCGACCAGAACGTCGGCCTGATCATGATCAGCCACGACCTCGCGGTGCTCGCGGACACCTGCGACCGGCTCTCGGTGATGTACGCGGGCCGGGTCGTCGAGGAGGGCCCGGCCCGGCAGGTGTACGCGGACGCCCGTCACCCGTACGGCAAGGCGCTCTCCGCCGCGTTCCCGAGGATCGGGGACCTCGCCTCCCGGCACGCGCCGCGCGGTCTGCCGGGGGACCCGCCGGACCCGGCGGCGCTGCCGGGCGGCTGCACGTTCCATCCGCGCTGCCCGGTGGCGCTCGATCTCTGTGCCACCGAGGACCAGGAGCTGCGGGACGCCGGGGCGGAGCGCCGGGCGGCCTGCGTGCGGGTGAGCGCGGACGACACACACGCGGACGGCGCGGGGCCCGATGCCCGGGGCGCGCCCGTGGACGGCGCACAGCCCGGGGACGACGCAGCAAGGAGCACCTCGTGA